Within the Populus trichocarpa isolate Nisqually-1 chromosome 14, P.trichocarpa_v4.1, whole genome shotgun sequence genome, the region CCATTCTGgcttatttaaattattattactaaaaaaaaaaaaaaacaacatgggATTTCACTGTTTCATTGAATAGTTGTGCCTTTGAAACCGCATTGTTTAGTCGAAAATAACTACTTGATCCGTGCTATATTGtgaatcaaatatataaatattttttgttacgtgttctttatctaataaaaatcaaattcaataatatatatatataaaaacctagGTGACTTGAATAAGGATAACAAATGtatctctttaattaaaatctatttatctTATTAACTTATCACAACACCTTACTGTAATTATATaagcaagttttaattaaaaaagtaatattataataattcaaatcaaatatattaaaaaaaatacaagaataataCATAACTTGTATGTTGTCACGATGAAAATTTTGGACGTTTTACCTAATCCGGCTCGGCTCGGCGGGTTAACTTAAGACCCCTTAACTTACTCATTTGCTTGGTTCGGTCTTCAAATCAAACTAAGTAAGAGTTGACTTAATTAACCTGACAGATCCAAACACGACTTGGTTTGACcttaaaaataactcaagaggaatagtttgaatttttttgtatattttgtatatattaagATGACAATGTTTTCTATCCATTTAGATCAACTTAGATTACCCCCTAAAATCCACAACTCAAAGTATAGAAGTGACAAGGTTTAATAACTTGTTATTTCtgtgcttttcttttctggATTTCTTTGTTCTGTTTCTATACATTTCTAACGCGGGCTGTCTATGCTTTTTTGAGCGATGAACATGTCATGAAACATCCATACTTATTGCCATTTCTGCGTTAAATACTGGATCTTTGCAAACCACTGATCCTAATTCAGCCTTTCATCTTTGCACGGGATGTGATCTAGGtttgaattcattttccttgaaTTGGTAATGTAAACAACAACTTTGTCAACCTTCTAAAATGTTTCTCATCAAATGACATTTTTTGCCATCTTACACTGTGTTAAGTATGTATTCAAGTACATATTTAGCACTCGTTGGTCACTTcaggaaattaaaaaagaaaaaggatgtcCAGGATGTTGAATGTTTTCACAATGTATGGGAAAAGAACCCAAATACTCTTGAGATATCCTTCAAGTTAAAATTAAGCATGTTCTCTtaggaaaatcatccttcaagttaaaattaaatactGGTTCTTGGATGGTGGAAATAATTGCCCTTTCTACAGTTTTTGAGTTTGAATTCAGGCTTTACTTCCCAGTATGAAGGGGAAAACAGAAATATATTTGCTTCTCTAATATACACCATGGCTATAATGCTCTTCATTTCTATTATATGAAATCCGAATGCCAAGCCAACAACACTCTTTGAGCACAAACTAGGCAATGAACTTCTGAAATGAAAATCTATTAATTAGTCCTCTGAATTAGACACTGTACAAGCTGTAAGCTGTCCTTTTACAGATACCTGTCCAAGCTAGGTGTTCCCATATTTACAACAATCAGAATAGTCAAGCGCTGCGTCAACACTAGTTTACAAAAGGGGACACGGCATTCAATAAGCCTATGCGACAGATATCAACAGTTCACTAGGAGGGAAAAGATTCAGTTAACTCTACTTCTTCCGCGAACCTGAACCAGAAACCTGCCTTCCTGCCAAACTGTGTTTCACATGAAACATATCAAAGAATGCATAGATAAGAGACAGAGCAGTGAAACTTCAGTGCTTATTATCGAATGCACAAATGATTAAAGAACAAGCTACACATATACCACAAGGAACACCTACTCGGAAGACCTGGAGCCTGATTCATCACTCTCTTATGCAACATTGTTCTTGTACAACTGAACTGCAATCAAAGCTTCACCAGTACCCACTGCTGGCTCAGGAGACCCTTTTAAGGCCAAGCTTCCACTGTATCTGGAGCTAATTCCTGCAAGCAAAGCTTCACACTGTGTCACTAATGTAAATGTTAAATAGCAATACCGCTATCACCTTAAGATCAGAGAGAACTCTGGAAGATAGATCTAATGACCTAAAACTCCATGTAAAAAGCAGATGCTAGACTAGGTTAgtagacaaaaaagaaaagaacaagaacaagcaTGAAATAAAGATGGATGGATAGCTTGGAATAAATCATTCTTAGACAGAACCTCTTACCAAGATTCAGAAATTAGACAAAAGAAACTGACCACAACCAGCTTCCCGGAGTATTGATATAGGAAGTAAAGCAATTGTGTAAGCCAATAAGCATGGTATCTAGCAATTGCAGTTGATAAGAGATCAATGATAAGAGCACAAGATTCCATGTTCTACTCATGACAAATGAAAGAGAGAGCAACAAGGCCAACTTGctaatcattttgatttttcaccAGAGTAAGCCCCCAAAAGCATCAAACATTTCTAATGCGATCCATGGAACAATTCATAAATAGCAAGCACTAGCTCCAGTGTTACTCATAAAGAGCAATCAAAGACAAGATTTCAGTACTTGGGGAATATAGTCCTAACTTttcattcccttttctttttatcagcaTCCAATCCACATTATGTTTCCCTAATCATGGTTTGAAGGTTTTGAAGCCCAGCAGAAATGTAAATATTCCTTTCCATTTTCAATAGCATATTAAAGAAGATTTCTTCAACAGCATATCAGAAAGAAGATTGATCTTAGATTACAGTTGAAACAGAAGCAGAAGAAATCATCCCAAGAAGACTTTTCCTTCAGGAGACATCCCAAGAAGGCTTTAAGTGCATAGGATGCAATATATTATGTATGTTTTATCAATTGCCACAACTGATTGGTAAgatcacaaaaaataacaaatctacAAAATGTAAATTGATAAAACAAGCTTACTCAGGTCATATCAAAGGCAAAAAAAGAAGTCACATAAGATAGATTTGTCTCCATGAAATAATCAGACATATCCAGTTAAAAAAGGGAGAtagggacaaaaaaaattaaattaaactcgATATCAAAGCATGCAATGAATACAATTACAAGCAAGAAATGCAGCTTTGGTCAAAGGTAAAGTATCcaaattcttttcttatcttttgaATAGGTCAAGTGTTCAGAATATGTTGCAGAAGTTCAGGTCCAAGCTGTAAAGCAATTCAAGTTTCAGGTTAGAAGCTTTTTGAAAATAATCCACCCTGTTTTTATCTACCAAGTTATTTGCAGCTATTCATGCACAATGATGAATGACtgttgaaaatttgaaaaaattcattttttttcattaatttgaatgtttctaaaaaaatattacattgcAAGCTTCAAAAGGGATTTTATGAGCAGCTAAGTTCAAAGCCTATAAACATTGCATGTTAGACAGAGTGTATTATGTGAAGTTGTCAGTTAACCTCTCTCCTCATCCTTTGTTAATATCAAGCATGATGTCTAATTGCAAAGAACAGAAGGATTTAAAGTCGTTGGACATTGATTAACTGGTATTTCGCAAATGAGTAAAAAGAGTTAAGCTTTTGTGGGAAAAAAGTACTATAAAAGGAAACCAGGCAAGATGTGACTTCAGCATCAGAGAAATCTAACATCTATAGGAATTTTACAGAATTTCCATTCAAGGATCAAAGGATATATAAATGGTATTTTCATGGGCATGCATCTGTGGATTGATACATGAAACTCAAGAAAACCTGAAAACTAAAGACAAGTATGGCATTACAATCTTAAGCAATCATTTCCAGTCAAAAATACACCTATGTTGTAAGCGATCCACCTTGTGGGAATTTGGGGTGAAACATTGATCAAGCATGGAATAGACACTAAAAGCAGGGAGGTTAAGGGATTGTTTTCAGTTTTCAGTCTTCAGACATTGCTCTGGTAATTTCATAGCAACCAAATTCAAGGTTTGTCATTTTCTCTAAGAGCAGTAAGTTGGTTGAGTTCATGGCATCAAAGAAGCTGAGCTGAGCACTTGAAAGAGGATGCTTGACACAGATTGTTTGGAGCTGCATGGAGACTCACAAGAGTTTACTCCTAATCCTGTTGACGTTGAAGCAATTCTGCATGATGCGATGATAATGACTTCTGATTCTCAGTTATCACTTGTTTGTCATATAAGACAAGCAAATAATGATGTTGTGCATTTATGAGCTAGGTATCTGTACCAGTGAGCATCCTTGATGAATACTTGGCTTTGTCCACTCATTCTGGAGGATTTGTTAGGAGGAAATACCGATTTGATGTAATTTGATTGTTATCAATTAACACAAAATTTactggtttttattaaaaaagcgcattccaggaaaaaaaaataccgtCACAGACATTTCACTTATATTTACTGGTCAGATTCCATGACATTCAGAAGAAACAACAGTTGTTAAGCAAAACACTTAAAAGGATAGTtccaagaagaaaagaacataacaaaaatattatgacATTTCACTTATATTTACTGGTCAGTTTCCTTGACATTCAGAAGAAACAACTGATGTTAAACAAAACACTATAAGATAATACCAAAGCATAGTTGTGAAGTGGAGATCATAGTGGATATTTCTATCAGGGGGCATGTTTCAGATGCCCTATCTAATAAGCATATTGTAAAGTGGGAAACATGTTTAAGATTCATATCATGACCAAAGTTAGCAAAAATTGTGGCTTATTGTGAATAGACATGCAACATATGAACTGTTTGAAACACAGTTCTTGGTATGAGACCAATCAAAACTTCAAAAAGCCAATATACCTTGATATATTATAATGAGGCAGAAAACGATTGTGATGACCATGGCAGACAAGCTGCTGCTCCAAGATGATGTCTTTGATGCTCTCATCTTCTTCAGTGCTTTAAGTCTTTCAATCCTGGCACGTTTTCGCATGGCAAGCTCGGTGATTTCTTTCATCAACTTCTGGTCAGCAGCATCCAGTGACAGACCTTTAGGAGGTCTTGGCGGTTTGGGGggttttttcaaattctttatgCGTTTCTCCACAACATCTTTTCTATCCACAAAGGTTATGTTCTGCTTTCCCTCTTGTCCTTCTGAATTATTGTCTATCAACAACTCCACATTGTCAGCCGCAAGCTCACTAAAGTTTGATGAATTTGCCAATCCATGAAAACCCACGGGCCCAGTACATGCCCTCTTTAAAATTGTCTTGGTTTGTCCATTTGCTGAAATGGGATCGCTCATTTTATCTTCTTCGTTGGTTGTCCCACCACTTTCAAGATCAACTTCAAGCTCCCTTCCTCTCGAAACAAATTGACTCATCATCCAAGGTAGAAATTTATAACACTACTTTCCCGCTATTTACAAGTCCAACGCACTGTTATTATTGTCTTGCGAAACTCGAGCCCTTGTCGTAACACAAACGAAGGTTTCACCATAATCAAAACCTATAAAAGGAACTCTTCATTCCAAGCTAAAACAAAGAGAACCCTTGATCAAATGTACTATCCGAATTTACCACAAAAACGAAATGCAGAGAGGCCCCGTATTCAGGAAGTGTTTTCTCTTATCACCCATAATTTCTCAACCATGTTGAATTATCTTTGTAATCTCTCTCTACATTTAAAAAGACCAAATATTTTCAGCCAAACCTCAAACAATCAACAGAACCCAGCAAGCCAGAACCTATTATGttaaacataaaatttcaaTGCTATAACAATACACTTGAAAATGCCAACAAgacaaatataagaaatgagaacaaacaaaaaatgcaAATATGAAACGATCCATATCTGATATCACCAAAAAAGATTCGCTTAAGCTAGCATTGTCTGAAACTTTCGAATTTGGTGATTGTTTCTTCGCTATGTTCAACTTCATAAAGCAATTCTAATAGCCCAGAAACcagaagaaccaaaaaaaaaggtacCTTTAGCTTCGATGGAGTAGGAGGTTCGTGAAGGTAGGATTAAACGTGGGCTTCGTCTAAAGATAAAGGTATCCCTAAATTTCGAGGGTTTCCCATTGCTTCCTTTACTTTATAATTAGCATTCagcattctttttctttgtttcttagCATTCAGCAAACAGCATTCACGGAAAGGAGTACAAAAATAATACGCTAATTTAGTAAAGTACTCCGCTCGCTCGCTCGCtcaccaaaataataataataataataataaatctacaTGTAATGTAATAACAATGCAATATGTGCAAAACACACAGCAGAACCAAAGGAGGAGTCTTTAATTAATTCCTTATTTGGTATTGcgattttcaaaaacaaattgatttatttttagattaatttttaaaaaaacattttgatattctaatatcaataataaattttaaaaataaaaaaaatctattattttaatatattttaaaataaaaaataattttaaaaagtttgttgaactataaattttaaatagtatttggAGTAGTGAATAGTGATGACCGAAGCCTGTCACGGCCCAGTCGCGGAAATAAAAGGGGTCTTAATGGTTAACGTGTCATCGTGTCCAAGGACGGCAGAGGGCAATTGCCGGTCGTTACCAACACGTGTCAGGCTCGCATATTcctaattttgaataaaaaaggaaatcgTCAAACTTCAATCAATCGTACCGTTCTATTGCTCTTCCCTTCCCAGCGGATAAACACTCTACTTTTCTTATTAAAGGATTCAGagggatttaattttaatttacaacATGGTTGCGCTAGCGTGTTGATAGTCCATTATATTTAGTGGGTTTTGATTTAGGTGGGtctgtttttatgtttaaaaatattttaaatatattttaatttttttaaaattatttttttcattagttttgatatactaatgttaaaaataattttaatataattttaaataaataactattttaaaaaataactattacacaattataaataacatgaacgaagaaaagaaaagtaaaaatgcAAATTGACGACCCCAAATCACCTTCTATTATCAATTTAAGCGGGCCACAAGAATGACCAAAAAAGAGTCCATTATCCCACGTTCCCGGTGGCCGGCTTTGACCAGTGACCTCAAACATGGGCTTGTTTTAACAAATGGAATCCAATGGTGGGGTTATCGGAAAGTCCGCCAGAGTAGAGACACTGAGAGTAGGTGGCTTGAAACCACATTGCGTGCCCGACTAGGAACACGGTGTACAGTGTTcctctaaattttaaattttttataacaaattattctttatattttcaaattgttttaatatgctgatctcaaagataattttaaaaaataaaaaaatattattttaatgcatttctaaataaaaaatattttgaaccgtAACCACTACCATAATTCCACATAAATATGTGTTTGTCTCTCTCCAAAGCCAGCGTTGTCTCCATGAGAGATGTtaaagcaaataacaaaatgaaactACCATGCATAGAACTAGATAATACTTGaacgaattaaaaaataaaaataaaattatttttttaagaaaataaagggaTTAGGAAAACATTGTggagtaggggtgagcaaaaaaaatcaacaaaccggaaaaaaaataatcgaaaaaaccaaaccatgaaaaaaaaccgattaaacgaattagaatatttttaaaaaaatcggtTTAGTTCGATTCGGTTTCGATTTCATAAGCCTGAAATCAAAAAACTGAACCGATTTAGTTAAGAAATAAACTGAACCGAAAAGAACCCATTAGAAAGTCCAAAAAAAGcctcaaaaacaatataattttcagattttaatATACAATAACCAAcccgaaccgaaactggtcagttgggttttggtttttaatttaaaataactgaACCAAAA harbors:
- the LOC7495204 gene encoding uncharacterized protein LOC7495204 isoform X1, translating into MMSQFVSRGRELEVDLESGGTTNEEDKMSDPISANGQTKTILKRACTGPVGFHGLANSSNFSELAADNVELLIDNNSEGQEGKQNITFVDRKDVVEKRIKNLKKPPKPPRPPKGLSLDAADQKLMKEITELAMRKRARIERLKALKKMRASKTSSWSSSLSAMVITIVFCLIIIYQGISSRYSGSLALKGSPEPAVGTGEALIAVQLYKNNVA
- the LOC7495204 gene encoding uncharacterized protein LOC7495204 isoform X2 translates to MMSQFVSRGRELEVDLESGGTTNEEDKMSDPISANGQTKTILKRACTGPVGFHGLANSSNFSELAADNVELLIDNNSEGQEGKQNITFVDRKDVVEKRIKNLKKPPKPPRPPKGLSLDAADQKLMKEITELAMRKRARIERLKALKKMRASKTSSWSSSLSAMVITIVFCLIIIYQAWT